A single genomic interval of Phocoena sinus isolate mPhoSin1 chromosome 15, mPhoSin1.pri, whole genome shotgun sequence harbors:
- the SSTR5 gene encoding somatostatin receptor type 5, with protein sequence MEPLFPASPLTSWNASSAATGSGGENGTLAGLVPSPGARAVVVPVLYLLVCTVGLGGNALVIYVVLRHAKMKTVTNIYILNLAVADVLLMLGLPFVATQNAISYWPFGPVLCRLVMTLDGINQFTSIFCLTVMSVDRYLAVVHPIRSARWRRPRVAKLASATVWAFSLVMSLPLVVFADIQEGWNTCNLSWPEPVGLWGAIFIIYTSVLGFFGPLLVICLCYLLIVVKLKASGMRVGSTRRRSERKVTRMVVVVVLVFVGCWLPFFIVNIVNLAFVLPEEPASAGAYFFVVVLSYANSCANPLLYGFLSDNFRQSFRKVLCLRKSYGTEDVDATEPRPGQSSRLQEAMLPARSCEANGLMQTSKL encoded by the coding sequence ATGGAGCCTCTGTTCCCGGCCTCCCCACTGACCAGCTGGAATGCCTCCTCGGCAGCCACAGGCAGCGGCGGCGAGAATGGGACGCTGGCAGGGCTGGTGCCCTCACCAGGTGCCCGGGCGGTGGTGGTGCCCGTGCTCTACCTGCTGGTGTGCACAGTGGGGCTGGGTGGCAATGCGCTGGTCATCTACGTGGTACTGCGTCACGCCAAGATGAAGACGGTCACCAACATCTACATCCTCAACCTGGCCGTGGCCGACGTGCTCCTCATGCTGGGGCTGCCCTTCGTGGCCACGCAGAACGCCATCTCCTACTGGCCCTTCGGCCCCGTGCTCTGCCGCCTGGTCATGACGCTGGACGGCATCAACCAGTTCACCAGCATCTTCTGCCTGACCGTCATGAGCGTGGACCGCTACCTGGCCGTGGTCCACCCCATCCGCTCCGCCCGCTGGCGCCGCCCTCGGGTGGCCAAGCTGGCCAGCGCCACGGTCTGGGCCTTTTCTCTGGTCATGTCACTGCCACTGGTGGTGTTTGCAGACATCCAGGAGGGGTGGAACACCTGCAACCTCAGCTGGCCAGAGCCTGTGGGCCTGTGGGGTGCCATCTTCATCATCTACACGTCCGTGCTAGGCTTCTTTGGGCCACTGCTGGTCATCTGCCTGTGCTACCTGCTCATCGTGGTGAAGCTGAAGGCATCGGGCATGCGCGTGGGCTCCACGCGGCGGCGCTCAGAGCGCAAGGTGACCcgcatggtggtggtggtggtgctggtgttCGTGGGCTGCTGGCTGCCCTTCTTCATCGTCAACATCGTCAACCTGGCCTTTGTGCTGCCCGAGGAGCCCGCCTCCGCCGGCGCCTACTTCTTTGTGGTCGTGCTGTCCTATGCCAACAGCTGTGCCAACCCCTTGCTCTACGGCTTCCTCTCCGACAACTTCCGCCAGAGCTTCCGGAAGGTTCTGTGCCTCCGCAAGAGCTACGGCACTGAGGACGTGGATGCCACGGAGCCACGGCCGGGCCAGAGCAGCCGGCTGCAGGAGGCCATGCTGCCCGCACGCAGCTGCGAGGCCAACGGGCTCATGCAGACCAGCAAGCTGTGA
- the C1QTNF8 gene encoding LOW QUALITY PROTEIN: complement C1q tumor necrosis factor-related protein 8 (The sequence of the model RefSeq protein was modified relative to this genomic sequence to represent the inferred CDS: inserted 1 base in 1 codon): MSDPNHLGPGPSHRWVGCCRSLKQPSCPSRRALASPASALLLLLMLPAGAWPGLGPPCWLCMHCSCPPWPLAAPSPHAHTXHMSDGDEWVGLPHVRPTIDISILKGEKGEAGVRGRSSRSRKEGPPGSQRLRGHKGQKGQVGPLGTLCQRAYVAFSVGWREGLHSTNALQAVPFDTELVDLDGAFDLASGPFLCAVPGVYFLSLNVHTRNYKETYLRITCNWWAAAVLYAQPSERSRVQTQSLLLALAAGDAVWVRMFQRDGNNAIYSERGDLYITFSGQLVKPDAEL, encoded by the exons ATGTCTGACCCCAACCACCTGGGCCCCGGGCCCAGCCACCGGTGGGTGGGGTGCTGCCGTTCCCTGAAGCAGCCTAGCTGTCCCTCCCGGAGGGCTCTGGCCAGCCCAG CCTCTGCTCTCCTGCTCCTGCTGATGCTGCCCGcaggggcctggcctggcctggggccACCCTGCTGGCTGTGTATGCACTGCAGCTGCCCACCCTGGCCCCTGGCTGCCCCCAGCCCGCACGCCCACA CCCACATGAGCGATGGGGATGAGTGGGTGGGACTGCCCCACGTGCGGCCCACCATTGACATCTCGATCCTCAAAG GTGAGAAGGGTGAAGCAGGGGTCAGAGGCCGCTCCAGCAGGAGCAGGAAGGAGGGCCCACCCGGCTCCCAGCGCCTCCGTGGCCACAAGGGCCAGAAGGGGCAGGTGGGGCCGCTGGGCACCCTGTGCCAGCGTGCCTACGTGGCCTTCTCGGTGGGCTGGCGAGAGGGGCTGCACAGCACCAATGCCCTCCAGGCTGTGCCCTTCGACACGGAGCTGGTGGACCTGGACGGTGCCTTCGACCTGGCCTCCGGCCCCTTCCTCTGTGCCGTGCCCGGCGTCTACTTCCTGAGCCTCAACGTGCACACCAGGAATTACAAGGAGACGTACCTGCGCATCACGTGCAACTGGTGGGCCGCAGCCGTGCTGTATGCGCAGCCCAGTGAGCGCAGCAGGGTGCAGACACAGAGCCTGCTGCTGGCGCTGGCTGCGGGTGACGCTGTCTGGGTGCGCATGTTCCAGAGGGATGGCAACAACGCCATCTACAGCGAGCGCGGTGACCTCTACATCACCTTCAGCGGCCAGCTGGTCAAGCCGGACGCTGAGCTCTAG